From a region of the Lactuca sativa cultivar Salinas chromosome 4, Lsat_Salinas_v11, whole genome shotgun sequence genome:
- the LOC111875887 gene encoding cytochrome b561 and DOMON domain-containing protein At5g47530, translated as MGLSLSQRGVFLSFTILTTLFLSIQSQSQSQTQTCSNYAFQSNKVFTTCNDLPVLNSFLHYTYDPSTQTLQIAYRVTNIGSSKWVAWAINPTSQGMAGSQALVAFQQPDGSMKAYTSPITGYGTQLAEGELSFPVSDLSASYLDNNNEIIIFASLGLNGSGVVNQVWQEGDLSGNVPTAHATSGANVRSMGTLNLLSGQSGTQGGVLGGGSKNRKRNIHGILNAISWGIMMPIGAIIARYLRVFQSADPAWFYLHVTCQTSAYITGVAGWATGIHLGSQSPGIQFTSHRVIGIILFCVATLQVIALLVRPKKEHKHRIFWNIYHHSLGYTIIILGIINIFKGFDILNPEKKWERGYTGIIIIIAIIAAILEAYTWFVVLRRKKAANVEKTSNGNGYASNGNYGHYPYSDRTNGRV; from the exons ATGGGTTTAAGTTTAAGCCAACGAGGGGTATTTCTGTCTTTCACCATACTAACAACACTCTTTCTCTCAATTCaatctcaatctcaatctcaaACTCAAACATGTTCCAATTACGCATTTCAAAGCAACAAGGTATTCACAACTTGCAACGATCTCCCAGTTTTAAACTCTTTTCTCCACTACACATACGACCCATCTACCCAGACACTCCAAATCGCGTATCGGGTCACAAACATCGGATCCTCGAAATGGGTCGCGTGGGCCATTAATCCAACGTCTCAAGGCATGGCCGGGTCGCAAGCCCTTGTGGCTTTCCAGCAACCCGATGGGAGTATGAAGGCGTACACGTCACCAATTACGGGTTATGGGACGCAATTGGCTGAAGGGGAATTGAGTTTTCCTGTTTCTGATTTGTCAGCGAGTTATTTGGATAATAATAATGAGATTATTATTTTTGCGAGTTTGGGTTTGAATGGGAGTGGTGTGGTGAATCAAGTGTGGCAAGAAGGTGATTTATCGGGAAATGTGCCAACTGCACATGCTACGTCTGGTGCGAATGTTAGGTCGATGGGGACTTTAAATTTGCTTTCTGGGCAATCCGGGACTCAAGGTGGGGTACTCGGAGGTGGTTCGAAAAACAGGAAGCGAAAT ATTCATGGTATCCTGAATGCAATAAGTTGGGGGATCATGATGCCTATTGGGGCAATAATTGCAAGGTATCTAAGAGTATTCCAATCGGCGGACCCCGCTTGGTTTTATCTTCATGTCACCTGCCAAACATCCGCATACATCACCGGAGTTGCCGGATGGGCCACCGGAATCCACCTTGGAAGCCAGTCTCCGGGCATCCAATTCACCTCTCACAGAGTCATAGGCATCATTCTCTTCTGTGTAGCCACCCTCCAG GTGATTGCTTTGTTGGTAAGGCCAAAGAAGGAACACAAGCATAGAATATTTTGGAACATCTACCACCACTCACTTGGCTACACAATCATCATCTTAGGCATCATCAATATATTTAAAGGATTTGATATTTTAAACCCTGAGAAGAAATGGGAAAGGGGTTATACtggaataattattattatagcTATCATTGCAGCGATTCTAGAAGCTTACACATGGTTTGTGGTTTTAAGGAGGAAGAAAGCTGCAAATGTGGAGAAGACGAGTAATGGAAATGGGTATGCGAGCAATGGGAATTATGGACATTATCCGTATTCTGATAGGACTAATGGGAGGGTTTAA
- the LOC111875888 gene encoding inositol-phosphate phosphatase, which produces MAEKDSLDEFLDVAVDVAKKAGEVIRKAFYQTKHVEHKGSVDLVTETDKSCEDLIFNHLKDRFPSHKFIGEETTAANGVTQLTDEPTWIVDPLDGTTNFVHGFPFVCVSIGLTIQKVPTVGVVYNPIMDELFTAINGKGAHLNGNPIKVSSQSELVTSLLATEAGTKRDKATLDATTNRINSLLYKVRSIRMGGSCALGLCGIACGRIDLFYECGFGGPWDVAAGAVIVKEAGGLIFDPSGNDFDITAQRIAASNPLVKDAFVEALQQSA; this is translated from the exons ATGGCGGAAAAAG ATTCGCTCGACGAGTTTCTCGATGTCGCAGTTGATGTAGCTAAGAAAGCTGGAGAG GTTATTCGGAAAGCATTTTACCAGACTAAGCATGTGGAGCATAAAGGATCG GTGGATTTGGTCACAGAAACAGATAAATCTTGTGAAGATCTTATATTTAATCATCTAAAAGATCGTTTCCCAAGCCACAAA TTCATTGGAGAAGAAACCACTGCTGCCAATGGTGTAACTCAGCTGACAGATGAACCAACTTGGATAGTTGATCCTCTTGATGGAACTACCAACTTTGTCCATGG GTTCCCCTTTGTGTGTGTTTCTATTGGTCTTACTATTCAAAAGGTCCCCACAGTTGGAGTTGTTTACAACCCAATCATGGATGAG CTTTTCACTGCTATCAATGGAAAAGGTGCTCACCTTAATGGAAATCCTATCAAAG TTTCTTCTCAATCTGAACTTGTCACATCCCTCCTGGCCACAGAG GCTGGAACCAAGCGCGATAAAGCCACTCTGGATGCCACTACAAATCGAATCAATAGCTTACTTTACAAG GTGAGATCAATCAGAATGGGAGGCTCTTGTGCATTGGGTCTCTGTGGGATTGCATGTGGAAGAATTGATCTATTTTATGAATGTGGATTTGGTGGACCTTG GGATGTTGCAGCAGGGGCTGTGATTGTTAAAGAAGCTGGTGGTCTCATATTTGATCc ATCTGGTAATGATTTTGACATCACTGCTCAACGCATTGCAGCTTCAAACCCTCTGGTGAAAGATGCATTTGTTGAGGCATTACAACAATCtgcttaa